The genomic DNA TGGACTACGACAGTTACCACTGCATTCACGACTACGGCCACACCGTCGCCTCCCACGACAGTGGAAACAACTGTGGAAGAAACTGCTCTGACTACAACACCCTTGATTGAGACAGTATCCACTGCAGTGACGACTACACCCACTCCGTCGCCTTCTACAACTGTGGAAACAACTGTGGAAGAAACAGCAGTTACTACAACACCCTGGACTACGACAGTTACCACTACAGTCACGACTACGGCCACACCGACGCCTCCTACGACAGTGGAAACAACTGTCGAAGAAACTGCTTTGACTACAACGCCCTTGATTGAGACAGTAACCACTGCAGTCACGACTACACCCACTTCGTCGCCTTCTACAACTGTGGAAACAACTGTGGAAGAAACAGCAGTTACTACAACACCCTGGACTACGACAGTTACCACTACAGTCACGACTACGGCCACACCGTCACCCCCTACAACTGTGGAAACAACTGTGGAAGAAACAGCTGTTACTACAACACCCCGGATTGAGACGGTTACCACTGCAGTCATGACTACGGCCACACCGTCGCCTCCCACGATAGTGGAAGCGACTGTGGCAGAAACTGCTGTTACTACAACACTGTTGGTTGAGACAGTAACCACTGCAGTCACGACTACGGCCACACCGACTCCTCCTACAACTGCGGAAACAACTCTGGAAGAGACTGCTGTTACTTCAACACTGTTGGTTGAGACAGTAACCACTGCAGTCACGACTACGGCCACAGCGACTCCTCCTACAACTGTGGAAACAACTGTGGAAGAAACAGCTGTTACTACAACACCCCGGATTGAGACGGTTACCACTGCAGTCACGACTACGGCCACACCG from Bombus pyrosoma isolate SC7728 unplaced genomic scaffold, ASM1482585v1 HiC_scaffold_2023, whole genome shotgun sequence includes the following:
- the LOC122577386 gene encoding mucin-5AC-like translates to IETVTTAVTTTATPSPPTTVVTTIEETAVTTTPRIETVTTAVTTTPTSSLSTTVETTVEETAVTTTPWTTTVTTTVTTTATPTPPTTVETTVEEAAVTTTPWTTTVTTAFTTTATPSPPTTVETTVEETALTTTPLIETVSTAVTTTPTPSPSTTVETTVEETAVTTTPWTTTVTTTVTTTATPTPPTTVETTVEETALTTTPLIETVTTAVTTTPTSSPSTTVETTVEETAVTTTPWTTTVTTTVTTTATPSPPTTVETTVEETAVTTTPRIETVTTAVMTTATPSPPTIVEATVAETAVTTTLLVETVTTAVTTTATPTPPTTAETTLEETAVTSTLLVETVTTAVTTTATATPPTTVETTVEETAVTTTPRIETVTTAVTTTATPSPPTTVEATVAETAVTTTPWVET